In a genomic window of Brassica rapa cultivar Chiifu-401-42 chromosome A10, CAAS_Brap_v3.01, whole genome shotgun sequence:
- the LOC117129187 gene encoding uncharacterized protein LOC117129187, which produces MSSHEEQNRPGNSVAGLSNLQMRALNDSFSNLINTGLEQIHQRLDELQESQSHPRSRTRTNQPRRNTRSDDEFPDEDAQEDEVRSAYRPRRGHRTRNPGDVNPFARNNRTDDSLNGLKLKIPPFDGKNDPDAFLEWERKIEHVFDCQNYSELRKVRLAATEFSGYAINWYDQVLTHRRRTGDRPIETWDELTLLMRKRFVPTHYHRDLHQKLRRLLQGTKSVEDYYQEMEVLITKTDTDEPLDATMARFLSGLNRDIQDRMELQEYGSVEQMLHKAILIEQQLKRRSFSKPATTSKPAYSPKPAYAPKLSYQDKGKSPITTHTSFKTDVSTRDDKGKAVDASSRARDIRCFKCQGLGHYAKNCPNQRVMILLENGEVESEDEQEDKEDLGPIFDEEEESFDYPHHGPLLVARKAWDEPIFDKTDGHANGPTDNDHDPTFDPNSKPIFDDEDSFDYPTHGPLLVTRRSLSIQPKTNEKEQRENLFHSRCLISENVCSLIIDGGSCTNVASDTLVRKLGLATRPLSRPFRLEWLNETGEQYVKEQVTIPLTIGRYEDEIVCNVLPMDACHVLLGRPWQFDKRTVRDGYTNRHSFDHKGKKITLVPLSPLEVHQDQLQLKKNREQESKPDKPESSIRNSNFFIKQSQVKKSLYSQKPFLLLVYKESLMASTSSNLAPEVPSDLLDVLQEYSDVFPDDNPKGLPPVRGIEHQIDFVPGASLPNRPAYRTNPVETKELEKQIGDLMEKGYIRESLSPCAVPVLLVPKKDGSWRMCVDCRAINNITVKYRHPIPRLDDMLDELYGSCVFSKIDLKSGYHQIRMKEGDEWKTAFKTKLGLYEWLVMPFGFTNAPSTFMRLMNHILRAFIGHFVVVYFDDILIYSKNMDEHKKHLKSVLEVLRKEHLFANLGKCSFGTDHVVFLGFVVGAEGLRVDEEKIKAIRDWPSPTNVSEVRSFHGLAGFYRRFVQDFSTIAAPLTEVIKKNVGFKWEQAQEEAFQILKGKLTNAPLLVLPDFSKTFEIECDASGVGIGAVLMQDRKPIAYFSEKLGGATLNYPTYDQELYALVRALQTWQHYLWPKEFVIHTDHQSLKHLKGQQKLNKRHARWVEFIETFPYVIKYKQGKENVVADALSRRYTLLSALETKLLGFEFIKDFYASDPDFKEIFSKCSRVAYGKYYRNSGFLFYDNRLCVLQCSLRELFLRESHGGGLMGHFGIKKTYKAVYDHFYWPSLMKDVERICGRCVVCKKSKAKASNHGLYSALPIPSHP; this is translated from the coding sequence ATGAGTAGCCATGAAGAACAAAACCGTCCCGGAAATTCAGTTGCTGGACTGTCTAATCTTCAGATGCGAGCTTTGAATGATTCTTTTTCTAACCTTATAAACACAGGTCTAGAGCAGATCCATCAAAGGCTTGACGAACTTCAGGAAAGCCAGTCCCATCCTAGATCAAGGACAAGAACCAATCAGCCGCGAAGGAATACCCGGTCAGATGATGAGTTTCCTGATGAGGACGCCCAAGAGGACGAGGTCAGATCCGCTTACCGACCAAGAAGAGGTCATAGAACTCGAAATCCAGGTGATGTCAATCCATTTGCTAGAAACAATCGTACTGATGATAGTTTGAACggattgaaattgaaaattccacCTTTTGATGGTAAAAACGACCCTGATGCTTTTCTAGagtgggaaagaaaaattgagcATGTCTTTGATTGTCAAAACTATTCTGAACTTAGAAAAGTAAGGCTTGCGGCCACTGAATTctctggctatgctattaactggtatgatcaAGTGTTGACCCACAGGAGGAGAACAGGTGATCGGCCGATTGAGACATGGGATGAGCTTACCTTGTTGATGAGGAAACGATTTGTGCCAACCCATTATCACCGCGACCTTCACCAGAAGCTAAGACGTTTGCTTCAAGGAACCAAATCTGTGGAAGACTATTATCAAGAGATGGAAGTTTTGATTACCAAAACGGACACGGATGAACCTTTGGACGCCACTATGGCTCGCTTTCTTTCAGGCCTCAACCGTGACATCCAAGATCGTATGGAGCTTCAAGAGTATGGAAGTGTGgaacagatgctacacaaagccatcttgatcgagcaacaactcaagagaaggagtttctcaaaaccGGCCACTACTTCTAAGCCGGCCTACTCCCCTAAACCGGCCTATGCTCCTAAGCTAAGCTATCAAGACAAAGGTAAGTCGCCTATCACAACACATACTTCCTTTAAAACTGATGTGTCCACTCGTGATGACAAAGGAAAGGCAGTAGACGCCTCAAGCCGAGCAAGAGACATTAgatgtttcaaatgtcaagggctaGGACATTATGCCAAGAACTGTCCAAACCAGCGTGTGATGATTCTCTTGGAGAATGGTGAAGTTGAGTCCGAAGATGAACAAGAAGACAAGGAGGATCTTGGTCCTATCTTTGACGAGGAAGAGGAGTCCTTTGACTACCCACATCACGGACCATTACTTGTGGCTAGGAAGGCTTGGGACGAACCCATCTTCGATAAAACGGACGGCCACGCAAATGGCCCCACGGACAACGACCATGACCCGACCTTTGATCCAAATTCTAAGCCGATCTTTGATGATGAAGATAGCTTTGACTATCCAACTCACGGACCACTACTGGTCACTAGACGTTCCTTGAGTATTCAGCCCAAAACCAATGAaaaggaacaaagggagaatctctttcattctCGTTGTTTAATCTCTGAAAACGTTTGTTCTTTGATCATTGATGGTGGTAGTTGTACTAATGTTGCTAGTGATACTCTTGTCAGGAAATTAGGTCTAGCTACTCGACCTCTCTCacgtcctttcaggttggaatgGCTCAATGAAACTGGTGAACAGTATGTTAAGGAGCAAGTCACGATCCCTCTCACCATTGGTCGTTATGAAGACGAGATTGTGTGCAACGTtcttcccatggatgcttgtcATGTTCTGTTGGGACGTCCATGGCAGTTTGATAAAAGAACCGTCCGTGATGGTTACACAAACCGGCACTCCTTTGACCAtaaaggaaagaagatcacGCTTGTACCACTCTCGCCCTTGGAGGTCCATCAAGACCAGCTCCAACTCAAAAAGAACCGTGAACAAGAGTCCAAACCGGACAAACCTGAGTCCTCAATCCGGaactccaacttctttatcAAACAAAGTCAGGTTAAGAAGTCTCTTTACTCCCAAAAGCCCTTTCTTTTACTTGTGTACAAAGAATCTCTGATGGCTTCTACTTCTTCTAACCTTGCACCGGAAGTTCCGAGTGATTTGCTAGACGTCTTGCAGGAATATTCAGATGTCTTTCCAGATGACAACCCAAAGGGTTTGCCGCCAGTACGAGGGATTGAACATCAGATTGACTTTGTTCCGGGTGCGTCTCTACCTAACCGGCCAGCttacagaaccaatccggtggagaccaaggaacttgagaaacaaattggAGACCTTATGGAGAAAGGTTACATCAGGGAAAGCCTCAGTCCTTGTGCCGTCCCAGTTCTACTTGTCCCCAAAAAGGATGGAtcatggcgcatgtgtgtggactgccgtgcCATCAACAACATTACGGTAAAATATAGGCATCCCATTCCTAGACTAGACgacatgcttgatgaactttacggttcatgtgtcttttccaagatagatttgaaaagtggctatcaccagatccgaatgaaagaaggtgatgaatggaaaactgcatttaaaaccaagctaggattgtatgaatggttgGTCATGCCATTTGGTTttactaatgcacctagcacTTTCATGCGATTGATGAACCATATCTTGAGAGCATTCATTGGTCATtttgtggtagtttactttgatgatattcttATCTACAGCAAGAACATGGATGAACATAAGAAACATTTGAAATCTGTCCTTGAAGTTCTTAGAAAGGAAcatttgtttgctaaccttggaaagtgttcttttggcacagatcatgtggtcttcttaggttttgttgtaggtgctgaAGGACTTAGAGTGGACGAGGAGAAAATCAAAGCCATCCGAGACTGGCCAAGTCCAACGAACGTGAGTGAAGTAAGGAGCTTCCACGGCCTTGCTGGGTTCTATCGACGGTTCGTCCAAGATTTCAGTACCATAGCGGCCCCATTGACCGAAGTCATTAAAAAGAATGTTGGGTTCAAATGGGAACAAGCTCAAGAAGAAGCCTTCcaaatccttaaagggaagttgactaatgctcctttacttgttcttcctgacttttctaaaacgtttgagatcgaatgtgatgcttcgggtgttggtattggtgcaGTTTTGATGCAGGATAGAAAGcctattgcttacttcagtgagaagcttggaggcgccaCACTCAACTACCCAACTTATGATCAAGAGTTGTATGCTTTGGTAAGAGCTCTTCAAACATGGCaacactatctttggcctaaaGAGTTTGTTATCCACACGGATCATCAGTCCCTGAAACACCTTAAGGGTCaacagaagctgaacaagagGCATGCCCGCTGGGTTGaattcattgagacatttccttatgtcatcaaatacaagcaaggtaaggaaaacgttGTGGCTGATGCCTTGTcccgaaggtatactcttctttCAGCCCTCGAAACAAAACTTCTCggttttgaatttatcaaagacTTCTATGCTTCTGATCCggattttaaagaaattttcaGCAAGTGTTCCAGAGTGGCTTATGGCAAGTACTATCGAAACTcgggttttcttttctatgataaccgtttgtgtgtgctccaatgttctttgagggagttgtttctcagggaatctcatggaggaggtcttatgggacactttggaatCAAGAAGACATACAAGGCTGTGTATGATCATTTCTATTGGCCAAGCTTGATGAAGGACGTAGAGAGAATTTGTggccgatgtgtggtgtgcaagaagtccAAAGCCAAAGCATCCAATCACGGTTTGTACTCGGCCTTACCCATTCCTTCTCATCCTTAG